A stretch of DNA from Candidatus Binatia bacterium:
GTCGCCGATCCCATCAAGGAGACCGCGTCGCAGGCCTTGCGCGAACTCGAGAACCTCGGAATTTCCGTGGTGATGGCCACCGGAGATAACCCGACGACTGCGGAAGCGGTTGCCCGACAACTGGGGCTCGAACGATTCGAGGGGAGCATGCTTCCCGGAGACAAATCGGCCCTCGTATCTCGCCTGCAGGCCGAGGGAAAGATTGTTGCGATGGCCGGCGACGGCGTCAACGACGCCCCTGCGCTTGCCCAGGCCGAAGTTGGAGTCGCCATGGGAACCGGAACGGATGTGGCCATTCATAGCTCCGGGCTCACGCTGCTGAGCGGCGACCTGCTTGCTCTTGTGGCCGCCCGGAGGCTGTCGCAGGCGACTCGCGCCAACATCCGCGAAAATCTCTTCTTTGCCTTCATTTACAACGCGGCCGGTGTCCCGGTAGCTGCCGGGGTGCTCTATCCGAGTTTCGGGATTCTTCTGAACCCTATGATCGCCGCAATGGCGATGTCTCTGAGTTCCATCTGCGTCATCGGGAATGCACTTCGGCTACGCTCCGCGCGTTTGAACTAGCAGCCTTTACCACATCGGGGCCCCGGGGTGTGCGCCGCCGAATCCGATCTGATATCGCGCGGGTGTGTCTTCTGCGCAGTCGCCCGACAAGTCTCCCGTGCGAGCAAAAT
This window harbors:
- a CDS encoding HAD-IC family P-type ATPase, which produces HPIAEAIVAGAKARDIAVPAVEDFVSRPGIGVFGTVNSRKVAVGSERLIGPDIADPDQIADQASDLRQQGETVVLVAIDGRIVGVLGVADPIKETASQALRELENLGISVVMATGDNPTTAEAVARQLGLERFEGSMLPGDKSALVSRLQAEGKIVAMAGDGVNDAPALAQAEVGVAMGTGTDVAIHSSGLTLLSGDLLALVAARRLSQATRANIRENLFFAFIYNAAGVPVAAGVLYPSFGILLNPMIAAMAMSLSSICVIGNALRLRSARLN